One Ochotona princeps isolate mOchPri1 chromosome 7, mOchPri1.hap1, whole genome shotgun sequence genomic window carries:
- the LOC131480851 gene encoding midasin-like, which produces MEGVDIAEVMLDFIDWLTRQEFGRKCVVSIRDLLSWVNFMNTMVEETDSKRPDTISTVTSFVHVACLVYIDGIGSGVTSSGFGTALLAREECLKFLIKRLSKIVQLTESEK; this is translated from the exons ATGGAGG gGGTTGACATAGCTGAAGTGATGCTGGATTTCATTGATTGGCTGACCCGCCAGGAGTTTGGCCGAAAGTGCGTGGTCAGTATCAGAGATCTCCTCTCGTGGGTAAACTTCATGAACACAATGGTGGAGGAAACTGATTCGAAAAGGCCAGACACCATCTCCACAGTCACATCTTTTGTTCATGTCGCCTGCCTGGTGTACATAGATGGAATAGGTTCAG GGGTAACTTCCTCTGGGTTTGGTACAGCTCTCTTGGCTCGAGAAGAATGCCTGAAATTCCTTATCAAGAGACTTTCCAAGATAGTCCAACTTACAGAATCAGAAAAATGA